One genomic window of Candidatus Methylacidiphilales bacterium includes the following:
- a CDS encoding F0F1 ATP synthase subunit A, protein MFLLASAPDKGPVLSPGAPTLFEIGPIPITNSMLYTWVVAAVIIFVIRLGTRNLSEIPTNRWQNLLELVIDGLRNLMNSMLEPKVVRWVYPLIASYFIFILMSNLMGLLPGVGSIKYNHQPIFRPPTADANMTIALSAIFFFMSLWWALKYNGVLGLFQHIFGVKAPTKGLMYLFMSLIFFGVGLIEVVSLIIRPVALSMRLYGNIYGGESVLTVMLGIGGGLIALPFYFLEIIVAIVQAVVFTMLCIAFVGTLCSHSDSHHQEAHA, encoded by the coding sequence ATGTTTCTTCTAGCTTCAGCACCAGACAAAGGACCTGTTCTCTCTCCCGGTGCACCCACGCTTTTTGAAATCGGTCCTATCCCCATCACCAATTCCATGCTTTACACGTGGGTCGTCGCAGCAGTCATCATTTTCGTGATTCGTCTTGGCACCCGAAACTTATCTGAAATTCCCACCAATCGTTGGCAAAATCTACTCGAGCTAGTCATAGACGGGCTTCGCAACTTGATGAATTCAATGCTCGAGCCCAAAGTTGTCCGATGGGTCTATCCACTCATAGCAAGCTACTTTATATTTATCCTTATGTCTAACCTGATGGGACTGTTGCCCGGAGTCGGAAGCATAAAATACAATCACCAGCCTATATTTCGCCCACCTACCGCGGATGCAAACATGACTATCGCGCTCTCTGCTATATTCTTCTTCATGAGTTTGTGGTGGGCTCTAAAATACAACGGGGTCCTGGGACTTTTTCAACACATCTTTGGCGTAAAGGCCCCCACAAAAGGCCTGATGTATCTCTTCATGTCTTTAATCTTTTTCGGAGTGGGACTGATAGAAGTGGTTTCGTTAATCATTCGCCCTGTTGCACTCTCCATGCGTCTCTACGGAAACATTTACGGCGGGGAAAGCGTGCTCACGGTCATGCTTGGAATAGGAGGGGGCCTGATAGCTCTCCCGTTTTACTTTTTAGAAATTATTGTCGCTATCGTGCAAGCGGTAGTATTCACAATGCTTTGCATTGCGTTTGTAGGCACTCTATGCTCGCATAGCGATT